The Colletotrichum destructivum chromosome 7, complete sequence genome contains the following window.
cgatgagaaGGAGCATGTTCCACGAGAGCGAGGATGATCTTGGATCGAGGAGGTGATTTACGATAGGGTCTTCATGGCACAACGATTGTACATTGGCGTTGAATGATTCCAAGTCTGCTTATATCATCTTTCACGTAACCTCCATCGCTCAGCGCGCTTGGTCTGAGAACGCGTTCTCGGTCGATCCAGCATGCTTCCTTTTACCACCTTGTCTAACAGTGCTCACAGAAGAAGGAAACAAGATGGGACCATGATCCCAAAGTCCGACAGCAGTGACGATGGGCCGGCTCGTTTCGTAGTCCGATGGTATTGACGAACTGGGCGGGATTCGTTtcggaaaagaaggaaaatAGCAGACATGATTTCCAAGATATGGACTTCCGTGGTTTTCTGGCCAGCTGACTCCCAAGCGAGGTTTTCCGTTGTTATTGTAGTACTATACATGATAGCCTCGACGGCCGGAAACGCCTTTCACCACGGCCCCAGCATATGTGAAGATGTTCCGTTCCCATAACGCACTGGAACCATCCTTGTTTCCCCCCAGCACAACCCGAAGAAACGGCAAGAGTGCTTTGCTTACACGGTCATTCTTTGCCCATGTCCGAGACACAAGTTTTCCCATCAGAAGCTTGTTCCAGAGACAGTgaaaagagagggggggttcCTCGATTGAACCGCTTGTGCGAAAACACAAGGCCGGAGCCGAGTCGCAGGCGGCCGGCCGTTTCTGAACTAACAGCCTGTCAAGAGAGGGGGTTTTCCACGTGTTGAGAGACCATGCTACAACCATGCATTGAGCGGAGTTGACGCTCGAAGCTCATATAGAAACTTGGTAATACGAAGGCTAGTCCGTGTCGAGTTTTGCATACATTTTGACGGTGACCACGAGTAGGTAGCCGCAAGTCAACTGCTTGCGCGACAACAACACGCCACAAAGTTCACCATTTATCAGGCTTCCTGCGGTATATCTATGATTCGAGGAGAATGAGCAACAACGGTCCATTCTGACTGGTAGCGGTGGCGCGGTTCCATAACACCATCCTCTAGCTGGTAGAGCAACACGGCATCACAAGTCCGTAGCCTCTGGCCGACAAGACGTTGGAGAGAACCCGAGGTACTACTCCATGGAAGTGACTCAGCCGCCAGAAACGTGTTTCGATAACCCATCTTCTACCTACTTCCTATTCTCCAACTACCCCCTCCCCGGTATCGAATAGTAAACCGAGACACCTGCGTACCGCGCATCATGAGGCTCACGTTACTTCCGCGCTTAGAGCAGTTaactcggcgccgtccggATCCACGCTACTCAGCACGTCGTCAAGCTCGATGCCAGATCCGGCCGGAGCAACGCCGCCagcctcgccgccaaggccacGATGACCATCGTCGTCATATGCGAGAACGAGTAGTTCAGAACGCACGAGGGCCGTCTGCGCCAGGATCCCGCGCGACCGCTTCATCGTGCTGGTCTCCAACAGCGACCGCGGCGACGAACACCGggaccatcagggccgggCCGGCTTTGCCGACAGGAACCGGACCGAAATCAGTATCCTCCGCATCCTTCTGCCGCGTCACGGACCGCCCCGCCTTCGCGATCCACCAAAGGGACCCCAGCACCGCCAAGGCGTTCTGATCCGTGGGCGCGCCGGAGATGGTCGGCTCCGACAGCCTGATCCGCGACGGTAAAGGCGAGGGCATGATCATGGGCGTGGTGCTCGCGGCGATGACTCGGCGCTGGTCATGTCGGgttcctcgacgccgacaaccAAATCCCCGGCTCGGTGCTTgagcacgacgacgggggCAACGAGCACGTGAGCGGCATGCGCGCGCAGGTGTTCCACATGCTTGTGCCACTCGCTTgtctgcgccgccatcgatAAGGAAGTCCCTGCACAAGTGAATGGTGGACGAAAGAGATGCTGAGCCGCGGTCAGCTTCCGTCCAGGGAACGGGTCTACCCGGCCCTTGACGACCTGGACCAGGTTTGTCTTTACAGAGTGCTGCTAGGAAGGTTCCAGAGTCACTAGGTGATCGCGCTGAATGTTAAGCTTGGGGATCGCTTGCCTAGTTTCCGATCTTCTTTTGGCCGAGGTCTGGTGGCTGGCAGGATGGCTGACAGTTATATGGGTAGGTATCGCCCTAATGATAATGTATTGGTATCGCATGTGGCCGGCTCGCCGTACCTACAGAAAAGCAGCCTGTCGATTACAAGAAATGAATGTAACTGGGGCTTCGGCTTCAGCCTCTTTGCTGCTTTAAATGGAGGAATGTCGGTATGGTTCAAGTGCAGTTAGTTCATGACAAAATACAAACTTCATTATGACTGAGTCAAAGACGTGAGCAGCGTCTTGCTTGATGCATCCTTCGCGTTCTTCTGATATCTTTTCAGCCATCATGGGCAACTTTGCTCATCATCAGCACTCAAAGGAAAATCACCGGTGGTGGGCAACGCATGCTGTCATCATTTATCGTCTCTTCGCTTGGTCGCGTCGTAGAAATACACTATAAACCCATGCCATCGTGTCATGCCTCGCCGACCTTACGCTGCTTCTCTCGCGGGGAATGGGTGGAGGAACTGATGCTGGCCTTGGACGACGAATGTCTCAGCGACCTTTCTGCCACCGACTCGGCGCCGGAACCAGTTTCGCCGCGACTGGCGTTGCTCTCCCTGGCCAGGGGCGAGGGAATCTCGGGTGTGACGGATCTCGACTCGATATTCGGACGCTTCGACTTGGACACGGAtgccatcttcttcctcctcttgtCCGACGCGTTGGAACCGGTGCTCGCCTTCCTActgacggtgccgtcgccgtcgtcgctcgTAGCAGCGACGGAGGGCGCCAGGCTACGGTTGGAGCTCGTGGAGCTGCGACGATGGACACTGGTACTGCTACTGCGGCGTCGATGCTCGcgctcgatggcggcggcacgggggtggatcgtcgtcttctccgggACGTGTTGGTGGCGGACGGGGGCGGGGCCGGAGCGGTCGATGCGATGCCAAGGCAGCCACCAGAAGATGCCCCAGCGCTGTTTGGCGACTTGGCGGTCGCGGGCAgcgagcttcttctggatgatggcgcggcgctcgttctccttctcccagtATTCGGTGCGGTAGATCTCCCAGTTTTCTCGGAATGTCGGGGTGAAGGGCTTGGCCAGCAGGAGCAGCTTGACGTAGTCGCCGCCGGGGGCTAGGTCCTCCTCGTGGCCGCctttttcttcgtcttcgaccaGGACGGGTAGCGTTGGATGGTTCTCGGCGGTGAGGTtcagctccttctcgacctcgcgcaGGGTGGAAGGTTCGACGTAGCGGTAGGAGGAGCTCGCGGTATGGGAGAAGAGGCCATATGTCAGGAAGAAGCCAATGGTGGAGAGAAACTCGGCCCACCAGGGTCGTCGGATAATAACCAGCTTGGCGTTGAAGCCTCGGAGTCCTCTGTTGGAGATGGCGAACCAACGTCGTGGCCAACGTATGCCCCGTTCCCAGATGCCCGTAGCCCAGACCAGTATGGCGGTCATGACACCGCCCATGAAGCAGATTTTCTCGAATGTCTCGACGCCCCAGTAAACGgagccgccgatgccgcggccgtcctcgcgcggggcgaagaagagggcgtAGCCAAAGCCGCTTATCCAAGCGGTCAGCAgagtgaagaagaaggtgtgatggcggcggcgggcgcgcaGCTCGAGGTACTGGGCGCGCAGGGAAGCCTCAAGGATGAGGAGGTTCAGGTAAATCATGGACGGGGAGCTCGGGGTGTGGCTCAAGGGGTCGCCCTGCTTGCCCGAGTCGGGGACAACGCCGGtggtgccgacggcggccttcatCTCCTTACCGGGAGGCGGGGCGCCCTTGACGAGCGagtcgagctcgtcggccatggtggtGGTCGTGAGTAGCGAATGATGCTTGGGCGTGCCGTGGGAGGAAGATTtcgacggcgatgcggcgGTCAGGTTCCCTTCGGAACGGGAttgagggagggaggggcctTGACGGCAGCCGTGGTCAGCAACGCTTTGCCGACATGCGCGGTGGTCGGAGCGGAgggtgcaggtgcaggtgcaggtgcaaGCGCAAGTGCAAGTGCAGAAAACGGGTGAGCAGACACCGAGAATGCTGCGTTTGCTGCACTGCCCGTGTTGTgcgtttgtgtgtgtgggaggAGTGGACGAAGCTCCGTCGACGTCTGCCGGCGAGAGACAAGACAAGGGCGGAATTGGGGGAATTTGGTAGTCAGATGTCAATCAGGCCGGCAcaggttggtggtggtggtggtggtggtggcttGGGTGTGGAAACTCCTCCGCCTGGTGGCAGGTGTGGACAGCAGAACGTCATAGCGAGGTGGGATGGCCCGAGCGCAGTAACCGATAAGCGATAACGATAGCGATAAGGCTTGTTGTTGGGgagtggagagagagagggagcaCTTTTTGACATGTGCAATTTTGGTTGAAGACTGAAGGGTGCAGATTTCAGTACTTTCATGTGGCGTCGCCAGTCGCCAGGTTAGAGGAGAGATACACATTGTCCAGGCTGACCGACGCAGAACCAGCTAGGTAAGGCCTACCTACGCATGTTGTATCTACAATATTAAGTGCACTCATTTTCCCAACTCACGTGTATTCGTACATGACAGTGGCTGAAGAAAGAGTTCTTCCGCAGAGCCGATGGGATAGATATGAGACACGTTTGTCAGCTACGGACCCGAGATGTTCTGTCTCAATCAATTCCCGATCGTGTCATTAGACGTTTTGAGACACCTTCGTCTCTTCTCGTGCCAAAGCCAATCGGGGTTCTGCAGGAAGGTCTTTCGCACGTTTATTATGCATTCTCCGAATAACATCTGTACACCGTATCCGTACTCACCATCAGATTGTTGCCTGCATTGAGCCAGTGCCCCCTGGACCGCTGCTTACTGCATCCGGGTTAGACCGAAGGCCTGCGATCAGTAACAAGCAGCATCAGTAAACATCatcactggtggctcagaCGGGGCGGCCGGGCCAGAGTGTTCCAGGGGACAGGCTGCCTATTTCTGCAGTGAACCAAACCACTGAGTACTACAAGTACGTAGACGACAACGGGAAATCGGGGGCTTGGGGGGCTCCTTACTACCGACACGGCGCAATTCAACCCGCCGCCCCACTCGCCAGCTCGCCAAACCCGCTAAACTCCGAGTGCTAAGTCCATCTATCGTCTATCGCCCATGAACCGATCCCGCAATCACTGTACGGAACGTGATCCATCCCCCATTCCGCGTCTCTGGTCCATCGTCCGTGGTGCGTGTCCACCCCTGCCACCAAACCCCTGCCGCTCAACCGCTCTGGCTGCCTGGCCCAACAAGCTTGTCGGTTTTTTTACGGAGCACACGGGGGGCccagggggtggggggggaTGTCTTTACTGTTTCCTCCCACTCTTCGACTCGCAACAACCCATACACGCCCTTCTGTGCTTCTACTGCGTCACCACTCACTCCTCGCCTCGTCTTACCCGTCTCCCTTAACGCCGTCCCTTTGTCCTACACGGTACTCTATATTCCGTACACCGTCAGCTCGCTGCTGACTGATGAGTCGTCGCAAGTTTCATTCAACCCGCTGCCCGGACTCGCACacccgccgcccgcggccaCACTGACACCACTCTTcactcccctcccccggaaCCCTTTACTCTCTCTTGTTACGCCCATATATAGACGGTTCCCCCGTCGCCACCCACCAGGCTTCCGGCATGCTACACCAACAAACTGCCTCTACTCTAGTAAACGGGTCGCGACTCAAGCTTGCTTCCTCATTCATTACTACctccaccacggccaccgTCAAGTCTCCCGCCCCCAGCGTACGTGCCTCCTCCGAGGACTCCGTCCCTCGCCGATCCCACCAGAcaatggccgccgccgccgcccctcccgccgcccccacCGCGACAACCCGGCCCCCGGGCACCTACTTCCCTCTGGGATACAAAGATGCCGTCTACCAATGGGTAAGATCACCAGCATGAGCTTTGCCTTGTCTCCGTGTCGTTCTCGTTCCTTTCCGCTGACGAGAGCGTCTACAGTGGAGCAGCGTCACCCCCCAACAGGCCGAGCGAAACGTCCTCAGCCACATCCCCTACCTGAAAGAGGCCCGCGAGAACGCCTCCCTCGATTCCGACAAGCATGACCCCTTCGGTCCGCGGGTATGGAAGTCGCAAATGGTCGAGCTCTCCGGGAAGGATCGCGCCCTGAACGAGTACTCTATCGAGCGTGTCGGCGAAGAGGTCGACAACAACCTCGTCATTATCCACGGCTACGGCGCAGGCCTCGGTTTCTTCTACAAGAACTTTGAGCCACTGTCCCGCCCCAAGGGCTGGAAGCTCTACGCCCTCGACATGCTTGGCATGGGTAACTCCACAAGACCGCCTTTCAAGGTCACCGCCAAGGACCAGCAGGGCAAAACGGCCGAGGCTGAGGCCTGGTTCATCGATGCCCTCGAGGAGTGGCGGAAGAAGCGCAACATTGACAAGTTCACCCTCATCGGCCACTCCCTCGGCGGCTACCTCTCTGTCGCCTACGCGCTGAAGTACCCGGGCCACCTCAAGAAACTCATCCTCGCCTCCCCCGTCGGCATCCCCGAGGACCCTTACGCCGTCAACGCAGCCATGCCCGAACCCGAAGAGTCGACGTTCCAAAACGAGTTCACCCAAGACCAAAACACCGTCACCAACGACGACCGGAACTCCATGACGTCCCGCGCCAGCAAGAGCGGCGCCAAGAACTCAAACAACGCGCCGAAGCGCCCCTTGCCGGGCTGGCTCGTCTGGCTATGGGACGCCAACGTCTCCCCCTTCAGCATCGTCCGCTTCACAGGGCCCCTTGGCCCGCGCTTTGTCTCCGGATGGACCTCACGCCGCTT
Protein-coding sequences here:
- a CDS encoding Putative sporulation-specific protein Spo7, which encodes MADELDSLVKGAPPPGKEMKAAVGTTGVVPDSGKQGDPLSHTPSSPSMIYLNLLILEASLRAQYLELRARRRHHTFFFTLLTAWISGFGYALFFAPREDGRGIGGSVYWGVETFEKICFMGGVMTAILVWATGIWERGIRWPRRWFAISNRGLRGFNAKLVIIRRPWWAEFLSTIGFFLTYGLFSHTASSSYRYVEPSTLREVEKELNLTAENHPTLPVLVEDEEKGGHEEDLAPGGDYVKLLLLAKPFTPTFRENWEIYRTEYWEKENERRAIIQKKLAARDRQVAKQRWGIFWWLPWHRIDRSGPAPVRHQHVPEKTTIHPRAAAIEREHRRRSSSTSVHRRSSTSSNRSLAPSVAATSDDGDGTVSRKASTGSNASDKRRKKMASVSKSKRPNIESRSVTPEIPSPLARESNASRGETGSGAESVAERSLRHSSSKASISSSTHSPREKQRKVGEA
- a CDS encoding Putative alpha/beta hydrolase-1 → MLHQQTASTLVNGSRLKLASSFITTSTTATVKSPAPSVRASSEDSVPRRSHQTMAAAAAPPAAPTATTRPPGTYFPLGYKDAVYQWWSSVTPQQAERNVLSHIPYLKEARENASLDSDKHDPFGPRVWKSQMVELSGKDRALNEYSIERVGEEVDNNLVIIHGYGAGLGFFYKNFEPLSRPKGWKLYALDMLGMGNSTRPPFKVTAKDQQGKTAEAEAWFIDALEEWRKKRNIDKFTLIGHSLGGYLSVAYALKYPGHLKKLILASPVGIPEDPYAVNAAMPEPEESTFQNEFTQDQNTVTNDDRNSMTSRASKSGAKNSNNAPKRPLPGWLVWLWDANVSPFSIVRFTGPLGPRFVSGWTSRRFNHLPPAESQSLHDYAFSIFRQRGSGEYALPYILAPGAFARSPMVNRIDGVGRQIIEKNGEKLKETGVPIVMMYGENDWMDVAGGYAAEEKLKQAKLQALLKGTDEEKRRENGSAKVLIVNKAGHHLYLDNASQFNDYILKEMEETQNSKL